DNA sequence from the Actinomycetes bacterium genome:
GCCGAGGAGGCGGGCAAGACCGGCGACTCGGCGAAGATGGACGAGTTCACCGCTGCCGCCGAGGCCTTCGCCAACCAGCTGATCGCCAAGGAGCGCGAGGTCGACAACCTCAAGGCGATGTCGCTTCAGGCCACCGAGGCCGCAGCCAAGGCGAAGGGGGCAGTCCAGCAGAACTCCCGACTGCTCCAGCAGAAGCTCGCCGAGAAGCAGCGCCTCCTCAGCCAGCTCGACCAGGCGAAGATGCAGGAGCAGATGAACTCGGCGATGGACACCCTCACCGAGGAAGTCGGCCAGGACGTGCCCACCCTCGCCGAGGTGCAGGAGAAGATCGAGAGCCGCTATGCCAAGGCGATGGGCTCCTCGGAGCTACGCGAGATGGGCGTCGAGTCCAAGATGCTCGAGGTGGAGCAGGCTTCGATGCACACCGAGGCACAGGCCCGCCTTTCCGAGATCCGCTCCAAGCTTGGCCTCGAGGGCGGCACCGCTGATGCGGCCGACCCGGGTGAAGCCGCGGGCGAGACCGCTACCGGTGAGTAGCTAGTCGGCCACGACGACGAGGGCGTCCGCGTGGATGAGCTCGTCGACGTCGTCGGGCAACTCGCGGGAGTGCTTTCCCGCAGCAGCTGACGCCGTTTCGGAATCAGTGCGTGCAAGTCCCTTGGCGATCACCAGGCCGCTCTTGGTGACGACTTCGACCGCGTCCTCGGGTTGGAAGGACCCTTCGACGCTGGTCACCCCTGCTGCGAGCAGCGATCGACCGCCGCCTGTGACGGCCTTGGCTGCACCGTCATCGACGACCAGGCGACCCTTCGGCGGCAGGGCAAAGGCTATCCAGAGCTTGCGTGCGTTGAGCTTGCGGCTGTGGGCGGGTACCCATGTACCCACACCGCTGGCACCGGCCACGGCTTCCTGGAGCACCTGTGGGCGCCTCGCGTGGGCGATCAGGCAACGCACACCCGACCACGAGGCCATCTTGGCGGCAGCCAGCTTGGAGGCCATGCCGCCACTACCGCGGGCGGTACCGGCCCCGGTGCCGACCCGTTCGAGTTCATGGTCGATCTCGGCGATCTCCTCGATGAGCGATGCCTCGGGCTTCAGGCGGGGGTCCGCGTCCATGAGGCCCGCGGTGTCGGTGAGAAGCACCAGCAGCCCGGCGCCCACCAGCTGGGCCACCAGGGCGGCGATGCGGTCGTTGTCACCGAAGCGGATCTCGTCATCCGCGATGGCGTCGTTCTCGTTGACCACCGGCACGACACCCAGCTCGGCCAGCCTCTCGAGCGTGGAACGGGCCTGCAGGTACTGGGCGCGGTTGCCGAAGTCGAGGGGCGCAAGCAGCACCTGACCTGTGGTGAGGCCGTGGGTGGCGAAGGCGTCGTT
Encoded proteins:
- a CDS encoding PspA/IM30 family protein is translated as MWKSMKKWWKYMGAKVSSVFNEKADPKVQLEQAITEAREQHRRLKEQAANVIANQKQNEMRLNASLEELEKLNRNASQAVLMAEEAGKTGDSAKMDEFTAAAEAFANQLIAKEREVDNLKAMSLQATEAAAKAKGAVQQNSRLLQQKLAEKQRLLSQLDQAKMQEQMNSAMDTLTEEVGQDVPTLAEVQEKIESRYAKAMGSSELREMGVESKMLEVEQASMHTEAQARLSEIRSKLGLEGGTADAADPGEAAGETATGE
- the proB gene encoding glutamate 5-kinase, with protein sequence MKVVVKVGTSSLTDEHGSIDSSSVAALASEVAAIRASGHEAIVVSSGAIAAGLPALGWKAEDRPGDTRTLQAVSAVGQAHLLGEWNDAFATHGLTTGQVLLAPLDFGNRAQYLQARSTLERLAELGVVPVVNENDAIADDEIRFGDNDRIAALVAQLVGAGLLVLLTDTAGLMDADPRLKPEASLIEEIAEIDHELERVGTGAGTARGSGGMASKLAAAKMASWSGVRCLIAHARRPQVLQEAVAGASGVGTWVPAHSRKLNARKLWIAFALPPKGRLVVDDGAAKAVTGGGRSLLAAGVTSVEGSFQPEDAVEVVTKSGLVIAKGLARTDSETASAAAGKHSRELPDDVDELIHADALVVVAD